From Haloarcula sp. CBA1127, a single genomic window includes:
- the cobJ gene encoding precorrin-3B C(17)-methyltransferase, giving the protein MSTDNTTDASTETESKCGASEAGEARSASKNASGTAASEAEAETDAASKCGASSASSSTETTPDTGDDSASKCGASSSSESSSSSSSSSCGASSSSESDEAEEVGSTVDDFDAEPGQLIAVGLGPGQPEGMTARARSALLDAEHIVGYTTYVELLPDEITDGADDIYNTPMCGEVSRTEEAIDRALAGNDVAIIGSGDPNVYALAGLALEIIESKGATATMLDFDVVPGVPAAQSCAARVGAPLVNDTVSVSLSDHLTDMPTIESRLHAVAKEGFTITIYNPWSRKRRDNYEKCCEILLEHRDPETPVGVVHAAGREDEQVEIVELGELPELGETDLVDMTTTLLVGNEDTYVWDDRMVTPRGYETKYDY; this is encoded by the coding sequence ATGAGCACTGACAACACCACCGACGCAAGTACCGAGACAGAATCGAAGTGTGGCGCAAGCGAGGCTGGCGAGGCGCGCAGCGCCTCGAAGAACGCGAGCGGCACGGCCGCGAGCGAAGCGGAAGCAGAGACCGATGCCGCCTCCAAGTGCGGCGCGAGTTCGGCGAGTTCGTCGACGGAGACAACGCCGGACACAGGCGACGACAGCGCCTCGAAGTGTGGCGCGTCATCGTCGTCCGAATCGTCGTCCTCGTCCAGCAGTAGTTCCTGCGGGGCGTCCTCGTCCAGTGAGTCGGACGAAGCGGAGGAAGTCGGTTCGACCGTTGACGACTTCGACGCCGAGCCGGGCCAGCTCATCGCCGTCGGCCTCGGTCCTGGGCAGCCGGAGGGGATGACTGCCCGCGCCCGCTCCGCGCTACTGGACGCCGAACACATCGTCGGCTATACGACCTACGTCGAACTGTTGCCCGACGAGATAACCGACGGAGCCGACGACATCTACAACACGCCGATGTGCGGTGAAGTGTCCCGAACTGAGGAGGCAATCGACCGCGCGCTGGCGGGCAACGACGTGGCCATCATCGGCAGCGGCGACCCGAACGTGTACGCACTGGCCGGTCTCGCACTGGAGATCATCGAATCTAAGGGCGCGACGGCGACGATGCTCGATTTCGACGTGGTTCCGGGCGTCCCGGCCGCCCAGTCCTGTGCGGCCCGCGTCGGCGCGCCGCTGGTCAACGACACCGTCTCTGTCTCGCTGTCGGACCACCTCACCGACATGCCGACCATCGAGTCGCGACTCCATGCCGTCGCCAAGGAGGGCTTTACCATCACCATCTACAACCCGTGGAGCCGGAAACGGCGGGACAACTACGAGAAGTGCTGTGAAATCCTGCTGGAACACCGCGACCCCGAGACCCCTGTCGGCGTCGTCCACGCCGCCGGCCGCGAGGACGAGCAGGTCGAAATCGTCGAACTCGGCGAACTGCCCGAACTCGGCGAAACCGACCTCGTCGACATGACTACCACCCTCCTCGTGGGCAACGAGGACACCTACGTCTGGGACGACCGGATGGTGACCCCGCGGGGCTACGAGACTAAGTACGACTACTAA
- a CDS encoding DUF3209 family protein, which yields MSCYEIEALRLGLMNVLGTEDDHARQHAEQELEGHMTGPIEALAGAGTLAAIERHLDAALVDLEEEIAATPEDDPEYDYLRGRLVAVRDAERAVSRITMQGEDVLAGLGEAHDVLHEAFPVDE from the coding sequence ATGAGCTGCTACGAAATCGAGGCCCTCCGACTGGGCCTCATGAACGTTCTCGGTACCGAAGACGACCACGCGCGCCAGCACGCGGAACAGGAGCTGGAGGGACACATGACCGGCCCGATAGAGGCCCTCGCCGGCGCGGGGACGCTCGCCGCCATCGAGCGCCACCTCGACGCCGCGCTCGTGGACCTCGAAGAGGAGATCGCCGCAACCCCCGAAGACGACCCCGAATACGACTACCTCCGGGGGCGGCTGGTCGCCGTCCGCGACGCTGAGCGGGCGGTGTCGCGCATCACCATGCAGGGCGAGGATGTCCTCGCTGGGCTCGGTGAGGCCCACGACGTGCTTCACGAGGCTTTCCCGGTCGATGAGTAG
- the cbiG gene encoding cobalt-precorrin 5A hydrolase: MSTDTDNDSGSNSCKAPDSDGEVAEDIAIVAFERKMDTAEDIVDGIGDRYESIDILEYHGDVFEEYWGEYDCFIGLMASGIAMRKTAHLLDDKWDDPAICVVDEELTWAIPITGGHHGANQVADDLASMGAVPAMTTASEAADKQGVEKQAKALDAHVVNGDSTVATNLAVLDDELGPIERLDGPKAVLVDDDVTVLKRNKDNGVVLGCGSVAGADVEQFHAAWEQALDEADLDRDDVEFIATGTRKADEEGMLAAAEEWGLGVIAFEKETLEEFEGPTPSRSKELIGWPGIAEASAIAAGSEHDLLAEKTRYDEAVTVAIGR; the protein is encoded by the coding sequence ATGAGTACTGACACCGACAACGACTCCGGTTCGAACAGTTGCAAAGCACCCGATTCAGACGGCGAAGTAGCCGAAGACATCGCCATCGTGGCCTTCGAGCGGAAGATGGACACGGCAGAGGATATCGTCGACGGTATCGGCGACCGTTACGAATCCATCGACATCCTCGAATACCACGGCGACGTGTTCGAGGAGTACTGGGGCGAGTACGACTGCTTTATCGGCTTGATGGCGAGTGGCATCGCGATGCGCAAGACTGCCCACCTGCTCGATGACAAGTGGGACGACCCCGCCATCTGTGTCGTCGACGAGGAACTCACGTGGGCTATCCCAATCACCGGCGGCCACCACGGCGCGAATCAGGTTGCCGACGACCTGGCGAGCATGGGCGCGGTGCCGGCGATGACGACCGCAAGCGAGGCCGCAGACAAGCAGGGCGTCGAGAAGCAGGCCAAGGCGCTGGACGCTCACGTGGTCAACGGCGACTCGACCGTGGCGACGAACCTCGCCGTGCTGGACGATGAACTCGGTCCCATCGAGCGCCTCGACGGGCCGAAGGCCGTGCTGGTCGACGACGACGTAACGGTGCTCAAACGTAACAAGGACAACGGCGTCGTGCTCGGTTGTGGCAGCGTCGCCGGCGCGGATGTCGAGCAGTTCCACGCGGCCTGGGAACAGGCGCTGGACGAGGCCGACCTCGACCGCGACGACGTGGAGTTCATCGCGACGGGGACCCGGAAAGCCGACGAGGAAGGCATGCTCGCCGCCGCTGAAGAGTGGGGACTGGGCGTTATCGCCTTCGAGAAGGAGACCTTAGAAGAGTTCGAGGGGCCGACCCCATCGCGGTCGAAGGAACTCATCGGCTGGCCGGGTATCGCCGAGGCGTCGGCCATCGCCGCCGGCAGCGAGCATGACCTGCTGGCCGAAAAGACCCGCTACGACGAGGCTGTGACCGTCGCTATCGGGCGCTAA
- a CDS encoding cobalt-precorrin-4/precorrin-4 C(11)-methyltransferase produces the protein MTDETAETDETDPQTAIDSVAGNRDDRVYEYSAGDEQEGIPFVGAGPGNPRLLTVAGRELLADADLVVHAGSLVNSELLEEYCEDAETVSSIGKDLEELIPLMRDAYEAGNTVVRLHSGDPAIYGAALEQMDALEHEGVPTYIVPGVTSAFAASATMRTQLTLNEVANHVAFTRPQGKTLDEDEDHISEFVGMGDVTTCIYLGTHAVSETMDRLLEDGHDPETPVAAIYHASWPDEDVIEGTIATIGEKLEDAGYRASAMVVIGDAVGGEDYERSFLYGDWANRGSSDGTQEADD, from the coding sequence ATGACTGACGAAACTGCCGAGACTGACGAGACGGACCCACAGACGGCCATCGACTCTGTCGCCGGGAACCGAGACGACCGCGTGTACGAGTACAGTGCCGGCGACGAGCAGGAGGGCATTCCATTCGTCGGAGCCGGCCCGGGTAATCCCCGGCTGCTGACCGTCGCTGGCCGCGAACTGCTTGCCGATGCCGACCTCGTGGTCCACGCCGGCTCGCTCGTCAACAGCGAACTGCTTGAGGAGTACTGCGAAGACGCCGAAACGGTGTCCTCCATCGGCAAGGACCTCGAAGAGCTGATTCCGCTGATGCGGGACGCCTACGAGGCCGGCAACACCGTTGTCCGCCTTCATAGCGGCGACCCCGCCATCTACGGCGCGGCTCTGGAGCAGATGGACGCGCTCGAACACGAGGGCGTCCCGACCTACATCGTCCCCGGTGTCACCTCCGCTTTCGCCGCCAGCGCGACGATGCGAACGCAGCTGACGCTGAACGAGGTCGCCAACCACGTTGCCTTCACGCGTCCGCAGGGCAAGACGCTGGACGAGGACGAGGACCACATCTCCGAGTTCGTCGGTATGGGCGACGTGACGACCTGCATCTATCTGGGGACCCACGCCGTCAGCGAGACGATGGACCGGCTGCTCGAAGACGGCCACGACCCCGAAACCCCAGTGGCGGCTATCTACCACGCGTCCTGGCCCGACGAGGATGTCATCGAGGGAACGATTGCGACCATCGGCGAGAAGCTGGAAGACGCGGGCTATCGCGCCTCCGCGATGGTCGTCATCGGTGATGCTGTCGGCGGCGAGGACTACGAGCGGTCGTTCCTCTACGGCGACTGGGCGAATCGGGGAAGTTCCGATGGGACGCAGGAAGCCGACGACTAG
- a CDS encoding cobalt-factor II C(20)-methyltransferase produces the protein MTLYGIGLGPGQPDLVTVRGKRALESADVVYSPGRLSRSVATEHVPEERIGDLDFPMTRDEEKLRAAWKEAAAEIAPTARDGDAAFVTLGDPNVYSTFGHLRRTLAAFHPEVDLEVVPGVSAMSAFATALGVEITAGSSLALREADRGASPTGPDRMILFKVTDAPATHEGLVEAGYDVVYGRRLFMEQGETVVTDDPTDIDERDYYTLAYAEKPETHVEQATDAFLEAADESGVVTDGGEQSIGELARQERSEAALCGDEVQHD, from the coding sequence ATGACACTCTACGGCATCGGCCTCGGTCCCGGCCAGCCCGATCTGGTGACCGTCCGCGGGAAGCGCGCCCTCGAGTCCGCCGACGTGGTGTACTCGCCGGGGCGGCTCTCGCGGTCGGTCGCAACCGAGCACGTCCCCGAGGAGCGCATCGGCGACCTCGACTTCCCGATGACACGCGATGAGGAGAAACTCCGGGCGGCCTGGAAGGAGGCCGCCGCCGAAATCGCGCCGACCGCCCGCGACGGCGACGCCGCCTTCGTCACGCTGGGAGACCCGAACGTCTACTCGACCTTCGGCCATCTCCGGCGAACGCTCGCAGCGTTCCACCCCGAAGTCGACCTCGAAGTGGTGCCTGGCGTCAGCGCTATGTCGGCGTTTGCGACCGCGCTTGGCGTCGAAATCACCGCCGGGTCGAGCCTGGCGCTGCGGGAGGCCGACCGCGGCGCGTCGCCGACCGGCCCCGACCGGATGATTCTGTTCAAGGTGACCGACGCGCCGGCTACCCACGAGGGACTGGTCGAGGCCGGCTACGACGTGGTGTACGGCCGTCGGCTGTTCATGGAACAGGGCGAGACTGTCGTGACCGACGACCCGACCGATATCGACGAGCGAGACTACTACACGCTGGCCTACGCCGAGAAGCCCGAGACGCACGTTGAGCAGGCGACCGACGCCTTCCTCGAAGCGGCCGACGAGAGCGGTGTCGTGACCGACGGCGGCGAGCAGTCTATCGGTGAACTGGCGAGACAGGAGCGCTCCGAAGCCGCCCTCTGCGGCGACGAGGTGCAGCATGACTGA
- a CDS encoding Rnase Y domain-containing protein — protein sequence MADNTDPDHEEAQPAADYEADDNSTDDNSTDDDRPTEREREFAQMQRRLNEREMGLDQRSAELDRREEKIDAREEELDRREAELDEREYRLDEREATLDDRETDLNEREAELTEYDAQLSERAAELDEHEETLNTYLSGQMADVEASITETMHDALNRYEADRSGGRFGPTGTMLVGLTGVALVVAGIGFGALASAGTAPFSVGGTTANLVLAAVVGIVGLALNLGTVAGKI from the coding sequence ATGGCAGATAACACAGACCCGGATCACGAGGAGGCACAGCCGGCAGCGGACTACGAAGCCGACGACAACAGCACCGACGACAACAGCACCGACGACGACCGCCCAACCGAGCGCGAACGAGAGTTCGCGCAGATGCAGCGACGGCTCAACGAGCGGGAGATGGGCCTTGACCAGCGGAGCGCGGAACTCGACCGGCGCGAAGAGAAGATTGATGCTCGCGAGGAGGAGCTGGACCGACGAGAGGCGGAACTGGACGAGCGGGAGTACCGGCTTGATGAACGCGAAGCCACGCTCGACGACCGCGAAACCGACCTCAACGAGCGCGAGGCTGAACTGACGGAGTACGACGCACAGCTATCCGAGCGCGCCGCGGAACTCGACGAGCACGAGGAGACACTGAACACCTACCTTTCGGGACAGATGGCGGATGTGGAGGCGTCGATTACAGAGACGATGCACGACGCACTGAACCGGTACGAGGCGGACCGGTCGGGCGGTCGGTTCGGCCCGACCGGCACGATGCTTGTCGGGCTGACCGGTGTCGCGCTCGTCGTCGCCGGCATCGGGTTCGGCGCGCTGGCATCGGCCGGCACGGCCCCGTTCAGCGTCGGCGGGACGACAGCGAACCTCGTTCTCGCCGCTGTTGTCGGTATCGTCGGTCTGGCGCTGAATCTCGGGACGGTTGCCGGAAAAATCTGA
- a CDS encoding precorrin-3B C(17)-methyltransferase has protein sequence MSSDGRQSTTAAAEATRPADYGTLYVVGIGPGLPHDMTQRAKDVIQTADCIIASNLYQEFLRKDGTLPPQSAELDGETDDGEIAGEEGAVLERPDGSRQTLIRSSMGKQVELAREAFERVRAGEDIAHVSGGDPNVYGKSDLLFTMADADDADDVPIEIVPGVTAALSGAANLGAPLSNDFCTISLSDKWRGWDEIEEKLRAAAISGFVVVLYNCWRDYERAVDVLREERADDVPAAIVNDSGRGEAGRNLDDETETITTLGELSEHDDKVGGMGSSIVVGTHETEVWRNDYQEFLVTPRGGRNVDDF, from the coding sequence ATGAGCAGCGACGGACGCCAGTCGACAACGGCCGCGGCCGAGGCGACGCGTCCAGCCGACTACGGGACGCTGTACGTGGTCGGCATCGGGCCGGGCCTGCCTCACGACATGACCCAGCGGGCGAAAGACGTCATCCAGACCGCTGACTGCATCATCGCCTCGAACCTCTATCAGGAGTTCCTCCGGAAGGACGGCACGCTCCCGCCCCAGTCGGCTGAACTCGACGGCGAAACCGATGACGGCGAAATCGCCGGTGAAGAGGGAGCCGTGCTGGAGCGACCCGACGGCAGTCGGCAGACGCTCATCCGGTCGTCGATGGGCAAACAGGTCGAACTCGCCCGCGAGGCGTTCGAGCGGGTCCGCGCCGGCGAGGACATCGCCCACGTCTCCGGCGGCGATCCGAACGTCTACGGGAAGTCCGACCTGCTGTTTACGATGGCCGACGCCGACGACGCCGACGACGTACCCATCGAGATTGTCCCCGGCGTGACCGCGGCGCTGTCGGGTGCGGCGAACCTCGGCGCGCCGCTGTCGAACGATTTCTGTACGATTTCGCTGTCGGACAAGTGGCGCGGTTGGGACGAAATCGAAGAGAAACTCCGGGCGGCCGCAATCAGCGGCTTCGTCGTCGTCCTCTACAACTGCTGGCGCGACTACGAGCGAGCCGTCGATGTCCTGCGGGAGGAACGGGCAGACGACGTGCCCGCCGCTATCGTCAACGACTCCGGCCGAGGCGAGGCCGGCCGGAACCTCGACGACGAGACGGAGACCATCACCACGCTCGGCGAACTGTCCGAGCACGACGACAAGGTCGGCGGCATGGGTTCGTCCATCGTCGTCGGCACCCACGAGACCGAAGTCTGGCGCAACGACTACCAGGAGTTCCTCGTCACCCCGCGCGGCGGGCGTAACGTCGACGATTTCTGA
- a CDS encoding ferredoxin, giving the protein MYRITIDRDACDGVFACLVRDDRFVEDSEGLAAIETDDQTAIEATFDDDRRDDAEQAAAACPLDAIHVESVEEDAGAVDTPAATDHEEVQP; this is encoded by the coding sequence ATGTACCGAATCACTATCGACCGCGACGCCTGCGACGGGGTCTTCGCCTGCCTCGTCCGCGATGACCGCTTCGTTGAGGACAGCGAGGGTCTGGCGGCCATCGAGACAGACGACCAGACGGCAATTGAAGCCACCTTCGACGACGACCGGCGGGACGACGCCGAGCAGGCCGCCGCGGCCTGTCCGCTGGACGCGATTCACGTGGAATCTGTCGAGGAGGACGCAGGGGCTGTCGATACACCTGCGGCCACCGACCACGAGGAGGTCCAGCCATGA
- a CDS encoding CbiX/SirB N-terminal domain-containing protein, with the protein MSEAISAPETLDDEAVLLVGHGSRREKSNEQVRDLAVELEGRLGIPVDAAFLELAEPAIDEAIAGLARAVSQVSVVHLSLFAASHVKNDVPLAVEQAREAHPELTINNGAHLGVHPALLDLLDDRAAAVEAELGVDREEDDVAAVVCARGSSDPDANADVHKLARLLYEGRSFSRVEASFIGVTEPLLDDTLHDIAKSRPDAVVVIPYMLGDGVLTGRIKDGAREFDEEYPYVDAAPGEPLGTDTRLLDVLGDRWQEARTGSVEMSCDTCKYKVELDGYEEDQGGARAMLRALTHQAEHADRENVDDDPHVHDAPEKHVAVCTNQTCAQDGAPAVLERLRQAARDSDQCDARITRSSCLGRCGEGPMVAVYPDGVWYGGVEDEDAAEIVSSHLDRDRIVSELVDQTL; encoded by the coding sequence ATGAGCGAAGCTATCTCCGCACCCGAGACGCTGGACGACGAAGCGGTGCTGCTGGTCGGCCACGGCTCCCGGCGCGAGAAGTCGAACGAACAGGTCCGCGACCTTGCGGTCGAACTGGAGGGTCGCCTCGGAATCCCGGTCGACGCGGCCTTTCTCGAACTGGCCGAGCCGGCCATCGACGAGGCCATCGCGGGGCTAGCCAGAGCCGTCTCGCAGGTGTCGGTGGTCCACCTCTCGCTGTTTGCCGCCAGTCACGTCAAAAACGACGTGCCGCTGGCCGTTGAGCAGGCCCGCGAGGCCCACCCTGAACTGACTATCAACAACGGCGCACATCTCGGTGTCCACCCGGCCCTGCTGGACCTGTTGGACGACCGCGCGGCGGCTGTCGAGGCCGAACTGGGCGTCGACCGCGAGGAAGACGACGTGGCCGCCGTTGTCTGCGCCCGCGGCTCCAGCGACCCAGACGCCAACGCCGACGTACACAAGCTCGCCCGGCTGCTGTACGAGGGCCGTTCATTCTCGCGGGTCGAGGCGTCGTTCATCGGCGTTACCGAACCGCTGCTGGATGACACCCTGCACGACATCGCCAAGAGCCGGCCCGATGCCGTCGTCGTCATCCCGTACATGCTCGGCGACGGCGTGCTGACCGGCCGCATCAAGGACGGCGCACGCGAGTTCGACGAGGAGTACCCCTATGTCGACGCCGCGCCGGGCGAACCGCTCGGGACCGACACGCGCCTGCTGGACGTGCTGGGCGACCGCTGGCAGGAAGCGAGAACGGGGAGCGTCGAGATGTCCTGTGACACCTGCAAGTACAAGGTCGAACTCGACGGCTACGAGGAGGATCAGGGCGGCGCTCGCGCGATGCTCCGGGCGCTGACCCATCAGGCCGAACACGCCGACCGTGAGAACGTCGACGACGACCCGCACGTCCACGACGCCCCCGAGAAACACGTTGCCGTCTGCACGAACCAGACCTGCGCACAGGACGGCGCACCAGCAGTTCTCGAACGGCTCCGCCAGGCCGCCCGCGACAGTGACCAGTGCGACGCCCGCATCACACGGTCGTCGTGTCTCGGCCGCTGTGGCGAGGGGCCGATGGTCGCTGTCTACCCCGACGGCGTCTGGTACGGTGGTGTCGAAGACGAGGACGCCGCCGAGATTGTCTCCTCACACTTGGACCGCGACCGCATCGTGAGCGAACTCGTCGACCAGACGCTTTGA
- a CDS encoding PQQ-binding-like beta-propeller repeat protein — protein sequence MSSQRAPTADLGDVAPARSRHQGRRSAVTLTNGLAVAGTADGDLQAFDVSADSGPLHRRWQYDTDGEPSVVAAEPFDGGVVTGERSVRGEIRCHDASGDLRWRYETRTDLGDPQQETRFLLPFVASLATVGDRCYAAARRYERRTDDDGNDLRHFESVVYAFSPDGTVDWTYRTDGSPISLDADENRVAVAYNRCPGDHQHGLVVLDPDDGDPRWMWDPGTDGQRRVGDVALLANGAVVSSHGDYCGYRLDSGGRERWRVSLTTPTDVAGDTVYAYPNHVHATDDGAVFITGNTYPEEGRETDARHPDEHTAVGVSLDGDRRWDAPVGGFASGLGTDGSLLAVPGAQNFRDRDADDHALRLFDVVDGPVDTLDTDGVVTAAAVSNGTAVAVEEPVVYHDEGHERGAYRLHRIETPVADAST from the coding sequence ATGAGTAGCCAGCGCGCCCCGACCGCCGACCTCGGGGATGTAGCGCCGGCCCGCTCGCGCCATCAGGGCCGCCGCTCGGCGGTCACGCTGACCAACGGGCTCGCGGTCGCCGGCACTGCTGACGGGGACCTCCAGGCGTTCGACGTGTCGGCTGACTCCGGTCCGCTACACCGGCGCTGGCAGTACGACACGGATGGCGAACCGAGCGTCGTCGCGGCGGAGCCCTTCGACGGTGGCGTCGTCACTGGCGAACGCAGCGTCCGCGGCGAGATCCGCTGTCACGATGCCAGCGGCGACCTGCGATGGCGGTACGAAACCCGGACAGATCTGGGCGACCCACAGCAGGAGACGCGCTTCCTGCTACCCTTCGTCGCCAGCCTTGCGACCGTTGGTGACCGCTGCTACGCCGCTGCCCGGCGATACGAACGCCGGACTGACGACGATGGGAACGATCTCCGCCACTTCGAGAGTGTCGTCTATGCCTTTTCGCCTGACGGCACCGTCGACTGGACCTACCGGACCGACGGTTCACCCATCTCACTCGATGCTGACGAGAACCGCGTCGCCGTCGCCTACAACCGGTGTCCTGGCGACCACCAGCACGGCCTCGTCGTCCTCGACCCCGACGACGGCGACCCGCGCTGGATGTGGGACCCCGGGACCGACGGCCAGCGCCGCGTCGGCGACGTTGCGCTGCTGGCCAACGGCGCTGTTGTCTCCAGCCACGGAGACTACTGCGGCTACCGCCTCGACAGTGGCGGCCGGGAGCGCTGGCGCGTCTCGCTGACGACGCCGACCGACGTGGCTGGTGACACCGTCTACGCGTACCCGAACCACGTCCACGCGACGGACGACGGCGCGGTGTTCATCACCGGCAACACGTATCCAGAGGAGGGCCGGGAGACGGACGCGCGACACCCGGACGAACACACCGCCGTTGGTGTCTCTCTCGATGGTGACCGCCGCTGGGACGCGCCCGTGGGCGGTTTCGCTAGTGGACTGGGCACCGACGGCTCGCTGCTGGCCGTCCCCGGCGCGCAGAACTTCCGGGACCGCGACGCTGACGACCACGCGCTTCGACTGTTCGATGTCGTTGACGGCCCCGTTGACACGTTGGACACGGATGGCGTCGTGACGGCGGCCGCAGTCTCTAACGGGACCGCTGTTGCTGTCGAGGAACCGGTCGTCTACCACGATGAGGGTCATGAGCGTGGTGCGTACCGGTTGCATCGAATCGAGACACCCGTCGCTGACGCGTCGACGTAG
- a CDS encoding SDR family oxidoreductase: MTTLLEDKVAVVTGGASGFGRAICRRYAEHGADVIVADRQEDPREGGEPTHELVEAETDRTAHFVECDVTNPDDLEVAVAAAEELGGIDIMVNNAGISEIADFYETTEEDYDRLMDVNTKGVFFGAQVATEAMRENGGGTVINMSSSGGIRGTGLLVNYCTSKGAVRLFTYALADRLSNYDIRVNAIHPGYSKTQMFEDERIDDTTKMMLKELIPSGRFGEPEEIADVATFLASDMASYVNGESVVVDGGLTNT; the protein is encoded by the coding sequence ATGACAACACTACTCGAAGACAAGGTGGCGGTCGTTACGGGCGGCGCAAGCGGGTTCGGCCGGGCCATCTGCCGACGGTACGCGGAGCACGGCGCAGACGTTATCGTTGCGGACCGACAGGAAGACCCCCGCGAGGGCGGTGAACCGACCCACGAACTGGTCGAAGCTGAGACCGACCGGACGGCGCATTTCGTCGAATGTGACGTAACCAACCCCGACGATCTGGAGGTGGCCGTTGCCGCGGCCGAGGAACTGGGCGGTATCGATATCATGGTCAACAATGCTGGCATCTCCGAGATAGCGGACTTCTACGAGACCACAGAGGAGGACTACGACCGACTGATGGACGTGAACACGAAGGGCGTGTTCTTCGGCGCGCAGGTCGCGACTGAGGCGATGCGGGAGAACGGCGGCGGCACCGTCATCAATATGTCCAGCTCCGGCGGCATCCGCGGCACCGGCTTGCTGGTCAACTACTGCACCTCGAAGGGCGCAGTCAGACTGTTCACCTACGCGCTCGCGGACCGTCTGAGCAACTACGACATCCGGGTCAACGCCATTCATCCGGGCTACAGCAAGACCCAGATGTTCGAGGACGAGCGCATCGACGACACGACGAAGATGATGCTGAAAGAACTCATCCCCTCGGGCCGCTTCGGCGAACCCGAGGAGATAGCCGACGTGGCGACGTTCCTCGCCAGCGATATGGCCTCCTACGTCAACGGCGAGAGCGTTGTGGTCGACGGCGGGCTGACGAACACCTGA
- a CDS encoding phosphotransferase family protein produces MREVVKQAVEEHSVESRIIGELHNVPPYRVYEIQFGSQRAVLKIDDHRRGHAADEGRVHEYVATETTARVPNVLAVGTDHYITTWDGEIAEASPQVDRTWARAAGVWLGTLHADTRGAFDGFGKPRSQDGTLELTSHKRWVDGVIERVGYHRSLLAGYGYTGIIDTVKAFFQDNPAVFDGVGEPVLCHGDVHPEHHVQTSRGGITAIDFEHALVAPAEYDYWRTVMPYFEANDDVGEAVPRAFQAGYESVKPLPGDFEERRPLYQLMNDIAFLESLYLQQRVEPEKHEQVGERIREHAVETLSEVERIVE; encoded by the coding sequence ATGAGAGAAGTTGTCAAACAAGCAGTAGAAGAGCATAGCGTTGAGAGTCGAATTATCGGCGAACTACACAACGTCCCTCCCTACCGGGTGTACGAAATTCAGTTCGGTAGCCAACGCGCCGTCTTGAAAATTGATGACCACCGGCGGGGGCATGCAGCCGACGAAGGGCGAGTTCACGAGTATGTCGCTACAGAAACCACGGCCAGAGTGCCCAACGTACTCGCTGTTGGGACCGACCACTATATTACGACATGGGACGGCGAGATTGCGGAGGCGTCACCACAGGTCGATAGAACGTGGGCTCGCGCTGCAGGCGTCTGGCTGGGCACGCTCCATGCTGATACCAGAGGAGCATTCGACGGGTTCGGAAAGCCCCGAAGTCAAGACGGGACCCTCGAACTCACGAGCCACAAGCGCTGGGTCGACGGCGTAATCGAGCGTGTGGGATACCACCGGTCGCTTCTCGCAGGGTATGGGTACACCGGTATCATAGACACAGTCAAGGCCTTCTTTCAGGACAATCCAGCCGTGTTCGATGGGGTTGGTGAGCCGGTTCTCTGCCACGGTGATGTGCACCCCGAACACCACGTTCAGACCAGTCGCGGGGGCATTACCGCAATTGATTTCGAACACGCACTCGTTGCTCCAGCGGAATACGACTACTGGCGGACCGTGATGCCGTATTTCGAAGCCAATGATGATGTCGGTGAAGCCGTACCACGGGCATTCCAAGCTGGATACGAATCTGTCAAGCCACTTCCCGGTGATTTCGAAGAGCGACGGCCGCTTTACCAACTCATGAACGATATTGCGTTCTTAGAATCACTCTATCTCCAGCAACGAGTCGAACCAGAAAAGCACGAACAGGTGGGCGAACGGATACGAGAGCACGCGGTAGAGACGCTTAGCGAGGTGGAAAGAATAGTCGAATAG